One window of the Crateriforma spongiae genome contains the following:
- a CDS encoding AI-2E family transporter — MIPSDSLPEYEISETRIQTICLMILASVAGIYLVFWLRPVLVPLVVAFFIVSGVAPILDFLEKRFGVSRLVAAGIAFLLGLAVMTLFGVTIWVSMVDLSANSSDYRQRVRQLVMKAESVLPFDLFSSDVSLLKPPPPPPANDRLPSPADPPPPAGDPLTDNEANPLGSGNPAGRSTSSPAAEPTQDRKGAASSDFDLTTSAQELADPAKQDAVDSNHDNSGPSDTNGLVSNESATDRGEEIATRSLVTMPSVADPSVSSSHVPSWREALAAETSADLPPIDYDDERTKQATRIVDAFVRDGIAMISQALISLVSTSVVVLIYVFFILLGSPTFKKNRTMEEVDQQVRGYLSLKTLISIGTGFLFGLTLHLFGVPMALSFGVLAFLLNFIPNIGPIVASVLPVPLIILDPSGNVWWMVAVIVATGTIQLISGNVVEPKVMGDSSDLHPVTILLALMFWGMMWGIVGMFLATPMTAAMKILLERFEMTRPVARLMAGRSSDDDDGDPFGPSATNVPATTG; from the coding sequence ATGATTCCCTCTGATTCACTGCCCGAATACGAGATCTCCGAGACTCGGATTCAAACCATCTGCCTGATGATTCTGGCCAGCGTCGCGGGCATCTATTTGGTTTTCTGGCTCCGCCCCGTCCTGGTGCCACTGGTGGTCGCGTTCTTTATCGTCAGTGGTGTGGCGCCGATTTTGGACTTCTTGGAAAAGCGATTCGGCGTCTCGCGATTGGTGGCCGCTGGTATCGCGTTTCTGCTGGGCTTGGCTGTGATGACGCTTTTCGGCGTGACCATTTGGGTTTCGATGGTCGACTTGTCCGCCAATTCATCGGACTATCGTCAGCGAGTTCGACAGTTGGTGATGAAAGCCGAATCGGTGCTGCCGTTTGACTTGTTCTCCAGTGACGTTTCCCTTTTGAAACCGCCACCGCCACCGCCCGCCAACGATCGACTTCCCTCGCCCGCCGATCCGCCGCCCCCGGCTGGCGACCCACTGACTGACAACGAAGCAAATCCTCTCGGCTCGGGCAACCCTGCCGGACGGTCGACATCGAGCCCAGCGGCCGAACCAACCCAGGACCGCAAGGGGGCCGCGTCATCGGATTTCGATCTCACGACATCAGCTCAAGAATTGGCGGATCCGGCCAAACAAGACGCCGTTGATTCGAATCATGACAATTCTGGTCCTTCCGATACCAACGGTTTGGTTTCCAACGAATCGGCGACCGATCGCGGCGAAGAGATTGCAACGCGTTCGTTGGTCACGATGCCGTCGGTTGCGGATCCTTCGGTGTCTTCATCGCATGTCCCCAGTTGGCGCGAAGCTTTGGCGGCTGAAACCTCCGCTGATCTGCCGCCGATCGACTACGACGACGAACGAACCAAACAGGCGACACGTATCGTGGACGCTTTCGTTCGTGACGGTATCGCCATGATTTCCCAGGCCTTGATTAGCCTGGTGTCCACCAGCGTCGTCGTGCTGATCTATGTCTTCTTTATCCTGTTGGGCTCACCAACGTTCAAGAAGAATCGCACCATGGAGGAAGTCGATCAGCAAGTCCGCGGATACTTGTCGCTGAAGACTTTGATTTCGATCGGCACCGGGTTTCTGTTTGGCCTGACGTTGCACTTGTTCGGGGTTCCCATGGCATTGTCGTTTGGGGTCTTGGCTTTCTTGTTGAACTTCATTCCCAACATCGGTCCGATCGTTGCCAGTGTCTTGCCAGTGCCGTTGATCATTTTGGATCCCAGCGGCAACGTTTGGTGGATGGTCGCCGTGATCGTGGCGACCGGGACCATTCAATTGATCAGCGGTAATGTTGTCGAGCCCAAGGTGATGGGCGATTCGTCTGACCTACATCCGGTGACGATCCTGTTGGCCCTGATGTTTTGGGGCATGATGTGGGGGATCGTGGGCATGTTTTTGGCCACGCCGATGACCGCGGCAATGAAAATCTTGCTGGAACGATTCGAAATGACCCGCCCCGTCGCTCGGTTGATGGCCGGACGATCCAGCGACGACGACGATGGAGATCCGTTCGGCCCATCGGCGACGAACGTTCCGGCGACGACGGGGTGA